One genomic segment of Arthrobacter sp. JZ12 includes these proteins:
- a CDS encoding carbohydrate ABC transporter permease: MSSQRVLPSPPPLKPESGLPGRRSTRPASAPADAANPPSVAEKRHRLGNILVTVILSLGAVIMIAPLLWTFSTSLKTREGVFSLPPQWIPDPFVWDNYVRIWTAGPLLSGIQNSLIIACTVTVVGTLFSALAAFAFAKMRMPYKNVLFLSQLAALMVPFPTLMIPQFTMFASIGWVDTLLPLIVPFIFGNIIMIFFLRQYLSSVPDSIIEAARIDGASFLQIFFRLIFPVIKPAIAAQFILWFMAVWNDYLAPIIYLNSPEVQTLQLVIANFNAQYAIQTDYPLIMAASFVALLPVLIVFIVFQRQIIESIALTGSKG, translated from the coding sequence ATGTCCTCCCAACGCGTTCTTCCTTCCCCGCCGCCGCTCAAGCCGGAATCCGGACTGCCCGGACGACGGTCCACACGTCCCGCGTCCGCTCCTGCAGATGCCGCCAATCCGCCGTCGGTCGCAGAGAAGCGGCACCGGCTCGGCAACATCCTCGTGACCGTCATCCTGTCGCTCGGTGCGGTCATCATGATCGCGCCGCTGCTCTGGACCTTCTCGACCTCGCTGAAGACCCGAGAAGGTGTCTTCTCCCTTCCGCCGCAGTGGATTCCCGACCCGTTCGTCTGGGATAACTACGTCCGGATCTGGACGGCGGGCCCGCTGCTCAGCGGCATCCAGAACAGCCTGATCATCGCGTGCACCGTGACCGTTGTGGGCACGCTCTTCTCGGCGCTGGCAGCGTTTGCCTTCGCCAAGATGCGCATGCCGTACAAGAATGTGCTGTTCCTCAGCCAGCTCGCCGCCCTGATGGTTCCGTTCCCCACGCTGATGATCCCGCAGTTCACCATGTTCGCCTCGATCGGCTGGGTGGATACGCTCCTGCCGCTGATCGTCCCCTTTATCTTCGGCAACATCATCATGATCTTCTTCCTGCGCCAGTACCTTTCATCGGTTCCGGATTCCATCATCGAGGCGGCCAGGATCGACGGCGCATCCTTCCTGCAGATCTTCTTCCGCCTGATCTTCCCGGTCATCAAGCCCGCCATCGCTGCTCAGTTCATCCTGTGGTTCATGGCGGTGTGGAACGACTACCTGGCCCCGATCATCTACCTGAACTCGCCCGAGGTGCAGACCCTGCAGCTGGTGATCGCGAACTTCAACGCCCAGTACGCCATCCAGACCGACTACCCGCTGATCATGGCCGCCTCGTTCGTGGCGCTGCTTCCGGTGCTCATTGTGTTCATTGTCTTCCAGCGCCAGATCATCGAGTCCATCGCGCTCACCGGATCGAAGGGCTAG
- a CDS encoding arabinan endo-1,5-alpha-L-arabinosidase, producing the protein MTLISSLQPAPTAGSETWGARHAHDPTVVRDDDGTYYMFSTDAVANSEDIPAGVHVRSSPNLVDWTYVGTALDGVPSAAREWSGARGLWAPDVVRWPSPEGKPTWHMYYSASTFGSSTSAIGLAVADSPAGPWTERGLVVRTLAGQDTQNAIDAAVVFDRKGDPWLTYGSFFSGIHTLRLDAGSGLALTEGDLGTCIARRHTKVDRAIEGAYVVYRPEDDRYALFVSYDSLFNTYNVRVALADEVTGPYRDANGADLTDVDAVPHTVGTKILGSYGFDGDTAWLAPGHNSILTVDDGDQAGQYMVHHVRFAEDPTQHIVQLRRVFTTAGGWPVVSPQPYAGPERETLPEPVPLGGTWRVVRFDPASTDIAPARPVDVHDDGSVTTAGEPRQVRLTVGGVELDAVVFGSWDFSRNRTALSFSGIDSDGVVYAGTQGA; encoded by the coding sequence ATGACTCTCATCAGCAGCCTCCAGCCAGCTCCTACCGCCGGCTCCGAAACCTGGGGCGCCCGCCACGCGCATGATCCCACGGTAGTAAGGGACGACGACGGCACCTACTACATGTTCTCCACGGACGCGGTTGCCAACTCCGAGGACATTCCCGCCGGTGTGCACGTCCGTTCCTCTCCCAACCTGGTGGACTGGACCTACGTGGGCACCGCCCTGGACGGAGTTCCGTCGGCCGCGCGTGAGTGGAGCGGTGCCCGCGGCCTGTGGGCTCCCGACGTCGTCCGCTGGCCCTCCCCGGAAGGGAAGCCGACGTGGCACATGTACTACTCGGCGTCGACCTTCGGATCCAGCACGTCGGCCATCGGCCTTGCGGTTGCAGACAGTCCCGCCGGTCCCTGGACCGAGCGCGGCTTGGTGGTCCGCACCCTGGCCGGGCAGGACACGCAAAACGCGATCGACGCCGCCGTCGTCTTCGACCGGAAGGGTGACCCGTGGCTGACCTACGGATCGTTCTTCTCCGGGATCCACACGCTGCGGCTCGACGCCGGTTCAGGCCTGGCGTTGACCGAGGGTGATCTCGGAACGTGCATCGCCCGCCGGCACACCAAGGTCGACCGCGCGATCGAGGGCGCCTACGTGGTCTACCGCCCCGAGGATGACCGCTACGCTCTCTTCGTTTCCTACGACTCGCTGTTCAACACCTACAACGTCCGCGTGGCTCTGGCCGACGAGGTCACCGGCCCCTACCGCGACGCGAACGGCGCCGACCTGACCGACGTCGACGCTGTTCCGCACACGGTGGGTACCAAGATCCTCGGCAGCTACGGCTTCGACGGCGACACGGCCTGGCTGGCCCCGGGCCACAACTCGATCCTTACGGTCGACGACGGCGACCAGGCCGGCCAGTACATGGTCCACCACGTCCGCTTCGCCGAGGATCCCACCCAGCACATCGTGCAGCTGCGGCGGGTCTTCACGACGGCGGGCGGCTGGCCGGTCGTCTCGCCCCAGCCGTACGCGGGCCCCGAGCGGGAAACCCTGCCGGAGCCCGTGCCCCTGGGCGGCACCTGGCGGGTAGTCCGCTTCGATCCCGCTTCCACCGACATCGCCCCGGCCCGGCCGGTGGACGTGCACGACGACGGCTCCGTCACCACGGCGGGCGAGCCGCGGCAGGTGCGCCTCACCGTTGGCGGCGTGGAGCTCGATGCCGTGGTCTTCGGTTCGTGGGACTTCTCGCGCAACCGCACCGCCCTGTCCTTCAGCGGTATCGACAGCGACGGCGTGGTGTACGCCGGAACCCAGGGAGCCTGA
- a CDS encoding YesL family protein, which translates to MTDTNLGWAARVMEWLRFGMQLVFLNLLFLTGTLAGLVVFGIFPSAVATTVLLARLRAGDSGDRLVRDFITAYRASFLHANKVGSLFLVAGLLAALNAGMALDPAAGTAQLALSAVAVVVSGAVAVSAAAAVVICSRYRDSVLRTWRFALVLPLASPLMTLSWLVSMAGVAVLLGSVNALLPLVGASLPLLVSGLLVGHRLETLAPNDDGAPERRQPAGRSSQLTPAT; encoded by the coding sequence ATGACCGACACCAACCTCGGCTGGGCAGCACGCGTCATGGAGTGGCTGCGGTTCGGCATGCAACTGGTGTTCCTGAACCTGCTGTTCCTGACCGGCACCCTGGCTGGACTGGTCGTGTTCGGGATCTTCCCGAGCGCTGTCGCCACCACGGTTCTCCTCGCCCGGCTGCGGGCCGGAGACTCCGGGGACCGTCTTGTCCGCGACTTCATCACCGCCTACCGGGCCTCGTTCCTCCACGCGAACAAGGTGGGAAGCCTGTTCCTCGTTGCCGGCCTGCTGGCTGCGCTGAACGCCGGGATGGCGCTTGATCCCGCAGCAGGGACCGCACAGCTCGCGCTCAGCGCGGTCGCCGTCGTCGTCTCCGGCGCGGTGGCAGTGTCAGCGGCTGCCGCCGTCGTCATCTGCTCCCGCTACCGGGATTCGGTGCTGCGGACCTGGCGCTTTGCGCTGGTACTCCCGCTCGCGTCGCCGCTGATGACGCTCAGCTGGCTGGTGTCGATGGCCGGTGTTGCGGTCCTGCTGGGCAGCGTGAACGCCCTGCTGCCGCTGGTGGGAGCGTCCCTGCCGCTGCTGGTATCGGGCCTCCTGGTCGGGCACCGGCTGGAAACCCTTGCCCCGAACGACGACGGCGCGCCCGAGCGCCGCCAACCCGCCGGGAGGTCGAGCCAGCTGACTCCCGCCACCTAG
- a CDS encoding alpha-N-arabinofuranosidase, whose amino-acid sequence MAPTTIRIDRSAVVAPISRRIFGSFVEHLGRCVYDGIYEPGHPTANEDGFRMDVIELVKELGSTTIRYPGGNFVSGYRWEDGVGPRDQRPVRRDLAWHSIETNQVGLEEFARWCKLTGSELMMAVNLGTRGIDAALDLLEYANHPSGTALSDQRIANGAKEPYNIRMWCLGNEMDGPWQIGHMSAEDYGKIAARTAAAMKTADKDLELVVCGSSGSSMPTFGEWERVVLEQSYDYVDYISCHAYYQERNGDLGSYLASSLDMQYFIETVVATADHVKHKLKKTKTIKLSFDEWNIWYLDEHQASDEVNDEWRVAPRQLEDTYSVADAVVFGNLLITLLKNHDRVASASLAQLVNVIAPIMTEPGGDTWRQTTFFPFSVTSRLAKGEVLRPQIDAGTYSTKVYGDAPLVDAVATVDAGNSALFLVNRSQTEAIDISIDVSQLGAEIITEAVTLHDEDVYAKNTLQDQNRVGLKELQGAVLDDGVLTVTLPPVSWSAIALG is encoded by the coding sequence ATCGCTCCGACCACCATCCGCATCGACCGCTCTGCCGTTGTTGCCCCGATCAGCCGCCGCATCTTCGGATCCTTCGTTGAGCACCTTGGACGCTGCGTCTATGACGGCATCTACGAGCCCGGGCACCCCACAGCCAACGAGGACGGCTTCCGCATGGACGTCATCGAACTCGTGAAGGAACTCGGATCCACCACCATCCGCTACCCCGGCGGCAACTTCGTTTCGGGCTACCGCTGGGAAGACGGCGTCGGTCCCCGCGACCAGCGTCCCGTCCGCCGCGACCTGGCCTGGCACTCGATCGAGACCAACCAGGTGGGCCTCGAGGAGTTCGCCCGCTGGTGCAAGCTCACCGGCTCCGAGCTCATGATGGCCGTCAACCTGGGCACCCGCGGTATCGACGCGGCGCTTGACCTGCTCGAGTACGCGAACCACCCGTCCGGTACTGCGCTCAGTGACCAGCGCATCGCCAACGGCGCCAAGGAGCCCTACAACATCCGCATGTGGTGCCTGGGCAACGAGATGGACGGCCCGTGGCAGATCGGCCACATGTCTGCGGAGGACTACGGCAAGATCGCAGCCCGCACCGCGGCCGCCATGAAGACCGCCGACAAGGATCTCGAACTCGTGGTCTGCGGCTCCTCCGGTTCCTCCATGCCGACTTTCGGCGAGTGGGAGCGGGTTGTCCTCGAGCAGAGCTATGACTACGTGGACTACATCTCCTGCCATGCCTACTACCAGGAGCGCAACGGAGACCTGGGTTCCTACCTGGCGTCGTCGCTGGACATGCAGTACTTCATCGAGACCGTGGTGGCCACCGCCGACCACGTGAAGCACAAGCTCAAGAAGACCAAGACCATCAAGCTCTCCTTCGACGAGTGGAACATTTGGTACCTCGACGAGCACCAGGCCTCCGACGAGGTCAACGACGAATGGCGCGTGGCACCCCGCCAGCTGGAGGACACGTACTCCGTCGCTGACGCGGTGGTCTTCGGCAACCTGCTCATCACGCTGCTGAAGAACCACGACCGCGTGGCGTCGGCGTCGCTCGCGCAGCTGGTCAACGTCATCGCCCCGATCATGACCGAGCCCGGCGGCGACACCTGGCGCCAGACCACCTTCTTCCCCTTCTCCGTGACCTCGCGTCTGGCCAAGGGAGAGGTCCTCCGTCCGCAGATCGACGCCGGAACCTATTCGACGAAGGTTTACGGGGATGCCCCCCTGGTGGACGCCGTAGCCACAGTTGATGCAGGCAACTCTGCACTGTTCCTCGTGAACCGCAGCCAGACCGAAGCTATCGACATCTCGATTGACGTCAGCCAGCTCGGTGCCGAAATCATCACTGAGGCCGTCACCCTGCACGACGAGGATGTCTACGCGAAGAACACCCTCCAGGACCAGAACCGCGTGGGCCTGAAGGAGCTTCAGGGCGCCGTGCTCGACGACGGTGTCCTCACCGTTACGCTGCCTCCCGTGTCCTGGTCGGCGATCGCGCTCGGTTAG
- a CDS encoding arabinan endo-1,5-alpha-L-arabinosidase translates to MFRPQSRAVALPATLAALALGMAGCAAPKGELTLSGDYFTHDPALVAASAPGNTSGNWFVYSTGDGQVGDGNIQIRRSDDGEHWEYAGEVWQEKPAWLEEAVPGVDNLWAPELYEKNGTWYLYYSASTFGSNDSVIGLATNTTLDPEDPEYEWVDQGEVISSEGRNFNAIDAGIVEDQNGTPWMSFGSFWGGLQLVELEWPSGQLADPAAEPVLIADRGLPPNAIEAPYVLARDGYYYLFVSKDFCCQGLESTYNMAVGRSRTIEGPYLDRDGVSMLDDGGTPLLSTEGPRVGPGGQSVSGDLLAFHYYDEALDGAFRLGLVPLTWDDGWPTARWE, encoded by the coding sequence GTGTTTCGCCCACAGTCCCGGGCTGTAGCGCTGCCCGCCACCCTTGCTGCCCTGGCACTGGGGATGGCGGGCTGCGCCGCGCCGAAGGGGGAGTTGACCCTCAGCGGGGACTACTTCACCCACGACCCGGCACTCGTCGCCGCATCGGCCCCCGGCAACACGAGCGGGAACTGGTTCGTCTACTCCACGGGCGACGGGCAGGTTGGCGACGGGAACATCCAGATCCGCCGCTCGGACGACGGCGAGCACTGGGAGTACGCGGGTGAGGTGTGGCAGGAAAAGCCGGCCTGGCTCGAGGAAGCTGTTCCCGGCGTCGACAATCTGTGGGCGCCTGAGCTCTACGAGAAGAACGGAACCTGGTACCTCTACTACTCGGCGTCGACGTTCGGCAGCAACGACTCGGTGATCGGCCTGGCGACCAACACCACGCTGGACCCGGAGGACCCCGAGTACGAGTGGGTCGACCAGGGCGAAGTGATTTCCTCGGAGGGAAGGAACTTCAACGCGATCGACGCCGGCATCGTGGAGGACCAGAACGGCACGCCTTGGATGAGCTTCGGCTCTTTCTGGGGAGGGCTCCAGCTGGTGGAACTTGAGTGGCCGTCCGGGCAGCTCGCCGACCCGGCGGCGGAGCCGGTGCTCATCGCCGACCGCGGGCTGCCGCCGAACGCCATCGAGGCCCCCTACGTGCTGGCCCGCGACGGCTACTACTATCTCTTCGTCTCGAAGGACTTCTGCTGTCAGGGGCTGGAAAGTACCTACAACATGGCGGTCGGCCGGTCCAGGACGATCGAGGGCCCGTACCTCGACCGGGACGGCGTGTCCATGCTCGACGACGGCGGGACGCCACTGCTTTCCACGGAAGGACCCCGCGTGGGGCCGGGCGGGCAGTCCGTGTCCGGCGACCTGCTGGCTTTCCACTACTACGACGAAGCACTCGACGGCGCGTTCCGCCTAGGCCTCGTCCCACTGACCTGGGACGACGGCTGGCCCACGGCGCGCTGGGAATAG
- a CDS encoding glycoside hydrolase family 127 protein, whose product MNPDSTTATATATPTATPTAPRTRDRLTYSPLSFEAVTFAEGGMLGTWQRTNREASLRHCVEQLESSGALPNMRAAADLKDGEGGKFRGFHFADSDIYKVLEALGWEAGRSDVSEFLPFVDETVALLKSAQQDDGYLNSFYAQTPERQFSDLRWGHELYCLGHLLQAGIAWARTAGRTDLLEIGVRFAELVERTFPSGGRPPVCGHPEIETALMELYRHTGETRWLDLARRMVDERGRHSVGEDRFGYQYFQDHLPVREVPGATGHVVRQLYLAAGVADLYTEDGDEELLAALNRIWSDVHFRKMYITGGLGSRHRDEAFGDPFELPPDRAYSETCAAISSVQFNWRMLLITGESRFADELERALYNGVAGSTSATGTGYFYSNPLQVRTERDGEHEQAPAGRVPWYDCACCPPNLARLLSSLHSYTATTDDDGGLQLHLFESADIRLPNATVAVTTGYPFDGRVRVEVSGSLPSLSLRVPGWAKGYTLLFDGAERQVTHEGGYLRLSDVGSVVELVLDMPAQFHAPHPHIDASRGCLAVTRGPIVYALEQADLPDGVVIEDVVVRASEAPITGAVDAVVPGDLSVPRVTVSAAAAPPSSSDPYPVAGTAVPESGSAFDVDLVPYFRWGNRGAGGMRVWIPAG is encoded by the coding sequence GTGAATCCCGACTCCACTACTGCAACCGCTACCGCAACGCCCACCGCTACGCCCACCGCGCCGCGAACCCGAGACCGGCTCACCTACAGCCCGCTCAGCTTCGAGGCGGTGACCTTCGCCGAGGGCGGCATGCTGGGTACCTGGCAGCGGACCAACCGTGAGGCGAGCCTGCGGCACTGCGTTGAGCAGCTGGAGTCTTCGGGGGCGCTTCCGAACATGCGTGCCGCAGCCGATTTGAAGGACGGCGAGGGTGGTAAGTTTCGGGGTTTCCACTTCGCCGACTCCGACATCTACAAGGTGCTCGAGGCACTTGGCTGGGAGGCAGGCCGAAGCGACGTATCGGAGTTCCTGCCCTTCGTCGATGAGACCGTGGCGCTGCTGAAGAGCGCGCAGCAGGACGACGGCTACCTGAATTCCTTTTACGCGCAGACCCCGGAGCGGCAGTTTTCCGACCTGCGGTGGGGTCATGAACTGTACTGCCTGGGCCACCTGCTGCAGGCGGGCATTGCCTGGGCCCGGACTGCCGGACGTACCGATCTGCTGGAGATCGGCGTGCGTTTCGCCGAGCTCGTCGAGCGCACGTTCCCATCCGGCGGGCGGCCTCCGGTCTGCGGGCACCCCGAAATCGAGACCGCGCTCATGGAGCTGTACCGCCACACGGGCGAGACCCGTTGGCTGGACCTGGCGCGGCGGATGGTGGACGAGCGCGGCCGGCACAGCGTGGGGGAGGACCGCTTCGGCTACCAGTACTTCCAGGATCACTTGCCGGTGCGCGAGGTTCCGGGGGCCACCGGGCATGTTGTCCGCCAGCTGTACCTGGCCGCGGGCGTTGCGGACCTGTACACCGAGGACGGCGACGAGGAGCTTCTTGCCGCGCTGAATCGCATCTGGTCCGATGTCCACTTCCGCAAGATGTACATCACGGGCGGCCTCGGATCGCGCCATCGGGACGAGGCGTTCGGCGATCCTTTCGAGCTCCCGCCGGACCGCGCCTACTCCGAAACCTGCGCGGCCATCTCGAGTGTCCAGTTCAACTGGCGCATGCTCCTGATCACCGGTGAGTCCCGTTTCGCGGACGAACTGGAGCGGGCGCTGTACAACGGAGTCGCCGGTTCGACGTCTGCAACCGGTACGGGGTACTTCTACTCCAACCCGCTGCAGGTAAGGACCGAGCGGGACGGCGAACATGAGCAGGCACCAGCAGGCCGCGTGCCCTGGTATGACTGCGCCTGCTGCCCGCCGAACCTTGCACGCCTGCTCTCGTCGCTGCACTCCTATACGGCAACAACCGACGACGACGGCGGCCTCCAGCTTCATCTCTTTGAATCCGCCGACATCCGGCTCCCCAACGCAACGGTCGCCGTGACTACGGGGTATCCGTTCGATGGCCGCGTTCGGGTTGAGGTGTCCGGTTCCCTGCCGTCACTGTCGCTCCGGGTGCCCGGCTGGGCTAAGGGCTACACCTTGCTCTTCGACGGAGCGGAGCGGCAGGTGACGCATGAGGGCGGCTACCTTCGTCTGAGCGATGTCGGGTCAGTGGTTGAGTTGGTCCTCGATATGCCCGCTCAGTTTCATGCACCGCACCCACACATCGATGCCTCCCGCGGGTGCCTGGCCGTTACGCGTGGCCCCATCGTTTATGCGTTGGAGCAGGCCGACCTGCCGGACGGTGTCGTGATCGAGGATGTGGTGGTTCGGGCGTCGGAGGCGCCGATCACCGGTGCGGTGGACGCGGTCGTTCCCGGCGACTTGAGCGTTCCCCGGGTGACGGTTTCAGCGGCCGCTGCGCCGCCGTCGTCGTCGGATCCTTATCCGGTGGCCGGCACGGCGGTACCGGAGTCGGGAAGTGCCTTCGACGTGGACCTGGTGCCGTATTTCCGGTGGGGCAACAGGGGAGCGGGCGGCATGCGGGTCTGGATTCCAGCTGGCTGA
- a CDS encoding VOC family protein, translated as MPIKFENVGIAVRDLEAAIAFFTDLGLTVLGRDTVSGEWADTAVGLDGNHARIALLQTPDGNGRLELFEYIHPDVIETEPTRPNEIGMHRVAFSVDSIDEALKVAARHGCHPLRGVATYGDVYKLTYVRGPSGIIVMLAQDLKKG; from the coding sequence ATGCCCATCAAGTTCGAGAATGTCGGCATCGCAGTCCGCGATCTGGAAGCTGCGATCGCCTTCTTCACCGATCTCGGGCTCACCGTTCTCGGGCGCGACACGGTCAGCGGAGAGTGGGCCGACACCGCTGTCGGGCTCGATGGCAACCACGCCAGAATTGCCTTGCTGCAGACCCCGGACGGCAATGGTCGCCTGGAACTCTTCGAGTACATCCATCCCGACGTGATCGAGACCGAACCCACGCGACCCAACGAGATCGGTATGCACCGTGTCGCGTTCTCCGTCGACAGCATCGACGAGGCACTGAAGGTCGCCGCGCGGCACGGTTGCCATCCCCTGCGCGGGGTGGCAACCTACGGCGATGTCTACAAACTCACCTATGTGCGCGGCCCGAGCGGCATCATCGTGATGCTCGCCCAGGACTTGAAGAAGGGCTGA
- a CDS encoding lipid II:glycine glycyltransferase FemX has protein sequence MTASGSSQLFTYSKLDKSSFDAIAEDYADVVIPLEQTPYWADFEHALGRRHLGIWAYRDSAGELIATASFVQVTRRLRHSVVAVNGPVWYTERAPETERVLLQTVRAQFREPGPTGPLYARMQVATLQSPATQPIEYGWYEREILVDLTPDENDLLKSLGSNARNRIARAERNGVEVRQIPRERWTDVFATQLFPIMRETANRGGFHSFDSAYYETFLAVLGGHVRLMVAYKDDVPLSWLITTEYRGNSMYYFAGSTYQARSTFAPYLLLWEAFKVLKAAGNTACGLTGIESENYPSLANVTAFKKNFSKNVVVVPTTYDVPLSRSRYAFLTKLLKARRGALLSARENRRSKLPAEAGVVGRVTAKGWRGSYQPFFKSWASITMMPLGPRT, from the coding sequence ATGACTGCATCTGGTTCTTCACAACTCTTCACATACAGCAAGCTCGACAAGAGCAGTTTCGATGCGATCGCCGAGGACTATGCCGACGTCGTCATTCCACTCGAGCAGACGCCGTACTGGGCTGACTTCGAGCACGCGCTCGGGCGTCGCCATCTAGGGATCTGGGCATATCGGGACTCCGCCGGCGAGCTGATCGCCACGGCTAGCTTCGTCCAAGTCACCCGCAGGCTGAGGCACTCCGTGGTGGCCGTGAACGGGCCCGTCTGGTACACAGAGCGCGCTCCTGAAACAGAGCGTGTGCTCTTGCAAACTGTTCGTGCGCAATTCCGCGAGCCGGGCCCGACCGGCCCCCTCTACGCTCGCATGCAGGTGGCCACCCTTCAATCCCCGGCTACCCAGCCGATCGAGTACGGGTGGTACGAACGCGAGATCCTCGTCGACCTCACTCCTGACGAGAATGACCTCCTCAAGAGTCTTGGATCAAACGCCCGCAACAGGATCGCGCGCGCGGAACGCAACGGCGTGGAGGTGCGGCAGATCCCCCGGGAACGATGGACGGACGTGTTCGCCACCCAGTTGTTCCCGATTATGCGCGAAACAGCCAACCGCGGAGGCTTCCATTCGTTCGATTCGGCTTACTACGAGACGTTCCTTGCCGTACTGGGCGGCCATGTGCGGCTCATGGTCGCCTACAAGGATGACGTTCCGCTGAGCTGGTTGATCACCACTGAGTACAGGGGGAATTCGATGTACTACTTTGCGGGCAGCACGTATCAGGCTCGATCAACCTTCGCTCCATATCTGCTCCTGTGGGAGGCCTTCAAGGTGCTCAAGGCGGCCGGAAATACCGCCTGCGGGTTGACCGGGATCGAGAGCGAGAATTATCCGAGCCTGGCGAACGTGACTGCCTTCAAAAAGAACTTTTCGAAAAACGTCGTGGTGGTACCGACCACCTACGATGTTCCTCTCTCCCGGTCCCGCTATGCATTTTTGACGAAGTTGTTGAAGGCAAGGCGGGGCGCCCTACTTTCAGCACGCGAAAACCGCCGCTCAAAGCTGCCGGCGGAAGCCGGTGTTGTGGGCAGGGTCACCGCGAAGGGGTGGCGTGGTAGCTATCAGCCCTTCTTCAAGTCCTGGGCGAGCATCACGATGATGCCGCTCGGGCCGCGCACATAG
- a CDS encoding alpha-galactosidase, translating into MSTAPDTRLAPTPPMGWNSWDCFGSSVTEEEVVANAEFMAEHLLPYGWDTVVVDIQWYEANAEDTRYPEVSEPVLDEWGRQLPAVSRFPSASGGKGFAPLAERIHSLGLKFGVHMMRGIPRKAVELDLPIKGTTTTAGQVADRTDTCEWNSDNYGLDMRRPGAQEYYDSQLELFAEWGVDFVKLDDVLMPPVKTAEIAGYHRSIAKTGRDIVLSLSPGRRLSSAYAEFFAAHSEMWRISDDLWDDWSALREMFQRTARWAPRQRPGAWADADMLPLGRIGIRAHVGTARHSRLSLEEQRTMMSLWVLARSPLMIGGHLPESLPETVDLFRNREVIEILERTEGNREIIRDDNFVVWEASHCEGTAEYRGIFWLGDEDSPAVRTYLADLGLADYTSGRDLWSGETVDVVDGAVALDLPAHGVRLLAFE; encoded by the coding sequence ATGAGCACTGCGCCCGATACCCGACTGGCTCCCACTCCCCCGATGGGCTGGAACAGCTGGGACTGCTTCGGCAGCTCCGTCACCGAAGAGGAAGTGGTGGCCAACGCCGAGTTCATGGCCGAACATCTCCTCCCCTACGGCTGGGATACCGTCGTCGTGGATATCCAGTGGTACGAGGCGAACGCCGAGGACACCCGGTATCCGGAAGTTTCCGAACCGGTGCTCGATGAGTGGGGCCGACAGCTGCCCGCCGTCAGCAGGTTCCCTTCGGCGTCCGGTGGAAAGGGCTTCGCACCGCTGGCCGAGCGCATCCACAGCCTCGGACTGAAGTTCGGCGTCCACATGATGCGGGGCATCCCCCGCAAGGCGGTCGAGCTGGATCTGCCGATCAAGGGCACGACGACGACGGCCGGCCAGGTGGCCGACCGCACCGACACCTGCGAGTGGAATAGCGACAACTACGGGCTCGACATGCGCCGCCCGGGCGCCCAGGAGTACTACGACTCGCAGCTGGAACTGTTCGCTGAGTGGGGCGTTGATTTCGTGAAACTCGACGACGTACTCATGCCTCCTGTCAAGACGGCCGAAATCGCGGGCTACCACCGCAGCATCGCGAAGACCGGGCGGGACATCGTGCTGAGTCTTTCGCCGGGACGTAGGCTCTCCTCCGCCTATGCCGAATTCTTCGCTGCACATTCCGAGATGTGGCGGATCTCGGATGACCTGTGGGACGACTGGTCGGCGCTGCGGGAGATGTTCCAGCGGACCGCGAGATGGGCTCCCCGACAGCGGCCGGGTGCGTGGGCGGATGCGGACATGCTGCCGCTCGGGCGGATCGGAATCCGGGCGCACGTGGGCACTGCACGCCACTCCCGGCTCAGCCTGGAAGAGCAGCGGACCATGATGTCGCTCTGGGTGCTCGCCCGCTCCCCTTTGATGATCGGCGGGCATCTTCCGGAGTCACTTCCGGAGACAGTAGACCTCTTCCGCAACCGCGAGGTCATCGAGATCCTTGAGCGCACGGAGGGCAATCGGGAGATCATCCGCGATGACAACTTCGTGGTGTGGGAGGCCTCGCACTGCGAGGGCACCGCCGAGTACCGGGGCATCTTCTGGCTTGGTGACGAGGACTCTCCGGCCGTGCGCACGTATTTGGCCGATCTCGGCCTGGCCGACTACACCTCGGGACGGGATCTGTGGAGCGGGGAGACTGTCGACGTCGTCGACGGCGCCGTGGCGCTGGACCTGCCCGCGCATGGGGTGCGGCTGCTCGCCTTCGAGTGA
- a CDS encoding DUF2945 domain-containing protein: MSFSKGTKVSWNTSQGKTHGKVVEKKDKEFTFDGQKFNASKDEPYYIVESEKTGKQAAHKESALDKK; the protein is encoded by the coding sequence ATGTCATTCAGCAAGGGAACAAAGGTCAGCTGGAACACCTCCCAGGGCAAGACTCACGGCAAGGTCGTCGAGAAGAAAGACAAGGAGTTCACGTTCGACGGTCAAAAGTTCAACGCCTCGAAGGATGAGCCCTACTACATCGTCGAGAGTGAAAAGACCGGCAAGCAGGCGGCGCACAAGGAAAGCGCACTCGACAAAAAGTAG